A stretch of Desulfotalea psychrophila LSv54 DNA encodes these proteins:
- the hcp gene encoding hydroxylamine reductase yields MFCFQCQETAKGTGCTVKGVCGKQETTANLQDLLIYDLKGIAVLAKGLKNAGVKVDKSVGLFISQGLFTTITNANFDNASLEGWIKRSQAIKQGLKTELDGLGSASEQASIWKTLMNFLGSDDKALASDQLDGSALWFASDPAMFQEKAKTVGVLATENEDVRSLRELLILGLKGIGAYAEHAAVLGVEKEEIYDFVIEGMASTTEDHSVDEMVSLVLRAGECAVTTMAALDTANTTSYGHPEISEVNIGGSDKAAILISGHDLKDLEELMIQTQGTGIDVYTHGEMLPAHYYPTFKKYENLKGNYGSSWWHQNKDFESFNGPILMTTNCIVPIRESNSYKNRIYTTGMAGYPGVSHIADRVMGKAKDFSAIIKQAKGCSAPEEIETGTIVGGFAHNQVIALADKVVEAVKSGAIKRFVVMAGCDGRQKGRGYFTEVAEKLPKDTVILTAGCAKYRYNKLNLGDIGGIPRVLDAGQCNDSYSLAVIALKLKEVFQLEDINELPISFDIGWYEQKAVAVLLALLHLGVKGIRLGPSLPAFISPAVLKVLVDNFNIKPIGTAESDIADMMAGN; encoded by the coding sequence ATGTTCTGTTTTCAATGTCAAGAAACCGCTAAAGGTACAGGATGCACAGTCAAGGGTGTTTGTGGAAAACAAGAGACAACGGCCAACCTTCAGGATCTGCTCATCTACGATCTCAAGGGTATTGCCGTCTTGGCAAAGGGCCTCAAAAATGCAGGTGTAAAGGTTGATAAAAGCGTCGGATTATTCATCTCTCAGGGGCTTTTTACCACCATCACCAATGCCAACTTTGACAACGCCAGCCTGGAGGGATGGATCAAGCGCTCCCAGGCCATTAAGCAGGGTCTAAAAACAGAGTTAGATGGTCTTGGCTCTGCTAGCGAGCAGGCCTCTATCTGGAAGACACTTATGAACTTCCTCGGCTCCGACGACAAGGCATTAGCATCAGACCAGCTGGACGGTTCTGCCCTATGGTTTGCCAGCGATCCTGCCATGTTTCAAGAGAAGGCCAAGACCGTCGGAGTGCTGGCCACAGAAAACGAAGATGTCAGATCTCTACGCGAACTGCTTATTCTTGGCCTAAAGGGTATTGGTGCCTATGCCGAGCATGCGGCCGTGCTCGGGGTGGAAAAAGAAGAGATCTATGACTTTGTCATTGAAGGCATGGCCTCCACCACGGAAGATCATTCCGTTGATGAAATGGTAAGCCTTGTCCTCAGGGCCGGCGAATGCGCTGTCACCACCATGGCAGCACTGGATACAGCCAATACCACGAGCTATGGTCATCCTGAGATAAGCGAGGTAAACATCGGGGGCAGTGACAAGGCAGCCATTCTGATCAGTGGACATGATCTTAAAGATCTCGAGGAGTTAATGATCCAGACCCAGGGAACGGGGATTGATGTTTACACCCATGGCGAGATGCTTCCCGCCCATTACTATCCCACATTCAAGAAATACGAAAACCTTAAGGGCAACTATGGTAGCTCATGGTGGCATCAAAATAAGGATTTCGAGAGCTTCAACGGCCCGATCCTAATGACCACCAACTGTATCGTACCCATCAGGGAGAGCAACTCTTACAAAAACCGCATCTACACCACCGGTATGGCCGGTTATCCGGGAGTATCTCATATTGCCGACAGGGTAATGGGCAAGGCAAAGGATTTTTCCGCCATTATCAAACAGGCCAAGGGCTGCAGTGCACCTGAGGAAATTGAAACAGGCACCATCGTTGGCGGCTTTGCCCATAATCAGGTAATAGCCCTGGCCGACAAGGTGGTTGAAGCGGTAAAATCCGGGGCTATCAAAAGATTTGTGGTCATGGCAGGCTGTGATGGCCGCCAAAAGGGACGCGGCTACTTCACCGAAGTTGCTGAGAAACTTCCTAAGGACACGGTCATTCTCACCGCCGGTTGCGCAAAGTATCGCTACAACAAGCTGAACCTCGGTGATATCGGCGGCATCCCGCGGGTACTCGATGCCGGTCAATGCAATGACTCCTACTCCCTGGCAGTTATCGCCCTCAAACTTAAGGAAGTGTTCCAGCTCGAAGATATCAACGAGCTCCCCATCTCCTTTGATATCGGCTGGTACGAGCAGAAGGCGGTGGCAGTACTCCTGGCCCTCCTGCATTTGGGAGTTAAGGGTATCCGTCTCGGACCGAGCCTGCCCGCCTTTATTTCGCCAGCGGTACTCAAGGTGCTGGTAGATAACTTCAACATCAAGCCCATCGGCACCGCCGAGAGTGATATTGCTGACATGATGGCCGGCAACTAG
- a CDS encoding S16 family serine protease — protein MGTVKKCTHLEPSSLLFPFASGNLAEIELSFYVNSGKRDGRPITTYPLDNVSPDLDQSVRYAAEVAYRLALQSSKLGEISYAAGYRLKNMEGETSLTGESAGLAMALALYSELTSIHLGRVVATGALTGLGDGGTVSWVGEVPAKLLGALDGLESGDSMFYPLANVSQVTDVLKKKYVERGIRLIAVGSVEEALNYFPSLSCPSQELVKKSRCVPALAIILLVGMLLVGGYVLGEHDNDLAEGNVIIEESSVDKVRGRIKSFEAYNDQGDKPAPSAQKDNSFGFE, from the coding sequence TTGGGAACGGTAAAAAAATGTACTCATTTGGAACCATCTTCTCTTCTTTTTCCCTTTGCAAGTGGTAATCTTGCAGAAATTGAGCTCTCCTTTTATGTCAACTCCGGTAAGAGGGATGGACGTCCTATTACTACCTACCCGCTTGATAATGTTAGTCCGGATCTGGATCAGAGCGTCAGGTATGCCGCTGAAGTTGCCTATCGCCTTGCCCTTCAATCATCTAAGCTTGGGGAGATCTCTTATGCTGCCGGTTATAGGCTGAAAAACATGGAGGGAGAGACCTCGTTGACTGGGGAAAGCGCTGGTCTTGCCATGGCCTTGGCTCTTTATAGTGAGCTGACCTCTATACATCTGGGCAGGGTTGTTGCAACTGGAGCCTTAACAGGATTAGGAGACGGTGGTACTGTCTCCTGGGTGGGTGAGGTGCCCGCAAAACTTCTTGGCGCTCTGGATGGTCTTGAGAGCGGTGATAGCATGTTCTACCCGCTTGCCAACGTCTCCCAGGTTACCGATGTCCTTAAAAAAAAGTATGTGGAGAGAGGAATCAGATTAATTGCTGTTGGCAGTGTAGAGGAGGCTCTAAATTATTTTCCGAGTCTTTCTTGCCCGTCACAGGAGCTGGTGAAAAAGAGCAGGTGTGTTCCTGCCCTAGCTATTATTTTGCTGGTTGGGATGCTACTGGTGGGTGGCTATGTGTTGGGTGAGCATGATAACGACCTTGCTGAAGGGAATGTGATCATAGAGGAATCTTCTGTTGACAAGGTTAGGGGGAGGATAAAATCTTTTGAAGCTTATAATGATCAGGGCGATAAACCTGCTCCGTCAGCGCAAAAAGATAATTCTTTCGGTTTTGAATAG
- a CDS encoding OmpA family protein: MQRKLLLTAVVSLIWSMPALAVGPAFVESADEMVEQMLGGRESRQAEGFVVGGEDNSSRTRGFVVGGDQGLTRSFTVVEPKTRAIKVRAKKGGQEQTIVVQVGIGLDPAARLKVEFDLNSARLRRSAYPLLAELARALEDERVVEHQVCIKGHTDSAGAGSYNLQLSYSRANAVRDYLAGAGMSVDKLEVFGYGENMPLVTNSSEANRQLNRRVEVSLNCPEIN, from the coding sequence ATGCAGAGAAAACTTTTGCTTACAGCGGTCGTTAGTCTGATCTGGAGCATGCCCGCCCTTGCCGTAGGTCCTGCCTTTGTTGAAAGTGCAGATGAGATGGTTGAGCAGATGCTTGGTGGCAGAGAGAGTAGGCAGGCAGAGGGCTTTGTTGTAGGCGGGGAGGACAACAGTAGCCGGACAAGGGGCTTTGTGGTAGGCGGGGACCAGGGGCTAACCAGGTCTTTTACTGTGGTGGAACCCAAGACCCGTGCCATTAAGGTTCGGGCCAAAAAGGGGGGGCAGGAGCAGACCATTGTCGTTCAGGTGGGGATCGGTCTGGACCCGGCAGCAAGGCTTAAGGTTGAATTTGACCTGAATTCGGCGAGGCTTCGCCGCTCAGCATATCCACTTTTAGCAGAACTTGCCAGGGCCCTGGAGGATGAGAGGGTGGTAGAGCACCAGGTCTGCATAAAGGGTCATACTGACAGCGCTGGTGCTGGCAGCTATAACTTGCAGCTCTCCTATAGCCGGGCAAATGCCGTGAGAGACTATCTGGCCGGTGCGGGCATGTCTGTCGATAAACTTGAGGTCTTCGGTTATGGCGAGAATATGCCGCTTGTCACCAATAGCAGTGAGGCTAACAGGCAGCTCAATCGCAGAGTTGAGGTGTCGCTTAACTGTCCAGAAATAAATTAG
- a CDS encoding lytic transglycosylase domain-containing protein — protein sequence MKIKLIFTICFAIFVWTVLFQGEGKARQTIQKLDYNCAWQNYQKRAIKLSPAKSFPYQICFEKAAKRYDIPVTLLLSIAKGESDFNPRAKSSAACYGIMQIHWPGTAKDLGFTSLAQLYDPCRNIMAGARYIRMMLDRYRGNIHLALAAYNYGPGRIKQKSRNIPEGANWYSGYIYHHLKTVLDISGRGIISEQYMVAQAGKRLPKPRRRPKYIAKHKIPVLLFHDPFLAEKFIDYFYTRAPEVQLDWFRNRLGESFVVLLFNTEEEKKSSLAKMAKLGYYLDPNKKFM from the coding sequence ATGAAAATAAAACTTATCTTTACCATCTGTTTTGCCATATTCGTATGGACGGTCCTCTTTCAAGGTGAAGGAAAGGCAAGACAGACGATCCAAAAACTTGACTATAACTGCGCATGGCAAAACTACCAGAAACGGGCGATTAAGCTGTCGCCTGCCAAGAGCTTTCCCTACCAGATCTGCTTTGAAAAGGCGGCCAAACGATACGACATACCTGTCACCCTCCTCCTCTCCATAGCCAAAGGCGAATCAGATTTCAACCCACGGGCCAAATCATCTGCCGCCTGTTACGGCATCATGCAGATTCACTGGCCGGGAACGGCTAAAGATCTGGGGTTTACCTCTCTTGCCCAGCTCTATGATCCATGCAGGAATATAATGGCCGGGGCAAGATATATAAGGATGATGCTGGACCGGTACAGGGGGAATATTCACCTGGCCCTGGCCGCCTACAATTACGGGCCCGGTCGTATTAAACAAAAGAGCAGAAATATCCCGGAGGGAGCAAACTGGTACAGCGGCTATATCTACCATCATCTCAAAACTGTTCTGGATATATCGGGCAGAGGCATCATCTCCGAACAGTATATGGTGGCCCAGGCAGGCAAGAGACTACCTAAGCCCAGAAGAAGACCTAAGTACATCGCAAAACATAAAATCCCGGTACTTCTCTTTCATGATCCATTTCTTGCAGAAAAATTTATTGATTACTTCTACACCCGCGCCCCGGAAGTACAGCTTGACTGGTTCAGAAACAGGTTAGGTGAAAGTTTTGTGGTTCTTCTCTTCAATACAGAAGAGGAGAAGAAGAGCAGTCTGGCAAAAATGGCAAAACTTGGATATTACCTAGACCCTAACAAGAAGTTCATGTGA
- a CDS encoding DUF4384 domain-containing protein, translating to MGIVANRVVLFVLLSVGLCLSGCVTEKGGFGRINDGHRPDTSRESGFSTLSELTDIFSRDLASQVQSKKIYLDRAKIRDVSTGDVANFSSYLQNELEASLSRTFDLQVVPDGADLLLGATFQRYGDHIKIFFKYHSPDFSVNKSIDYHIEQSRIPRDSLKENLHSKAKQLAANIIADDLEYKIYVKPFESSRYACVSPFSRMFSTLVKSQIVQIHRQVEIIDDCPVKGKLSHLNSAGKRGRGGADDHFADADSVLEGEYVINGDQVMVTLLLKSLDGHVINSAQIDIASSIIKIPLGDPASEKLADLADRKSERQERTVKRVKLSTGKGGDYPVYFEGEKIVFYGQVKEPLFLYIYDITSRGDVALLYPYGFGIGQKKVNPGRLVSIPDEEDGVDLYVEAPFGKDAVKVFASSIELPLPTLSAAVESKSYARGVRAIGKKRKRVQGRLASRTEINPSDLVDYYRGLAERFDIKIYEDSILLETRSR from the coding sequence ATGGGTATTGTTGCAAATAGAGTTGTTCTTTTTGTCTTATTAAGCGTTGGCCTCTGTCTAAGCGGCTGTGTTACGGAGAAAGGCGGGTTCGGGCGGATCAATGATGGTCATCGTCCAGATACCTCCAGAGAGTCAGGCTTTTCCACCCTTTCTGAACTCACCGATATCTTTAGCCGTGATCTTGCCTCGCAGGTTCAGTCAAAAAAAATTTACCTTGATCGGGCAAAAATCAGAGATGTAAGTACAGGTGATGTTGCTAACTTCTCCTCCTATTTACAGAATGAACTTGAGGCGTCTTTGAGCAGAACATTTGACCTGCAGGTTGTCCCCGATGGAGCAGATTTGCTTCTTGGCGCAACTTTTCAGAGATACGGTGATCATATAAAAATATTTTTTAAATATCACTCCCCGGATTTTTCGGTGAATAAGAGTATTGATTATCATATTGAGCAATCAAGAATACCAAGGGATTCCCTGAAAGAGAATTTACACTCAAAGGCAAAGCAGCTTGCGGCAAATATTATAGCTGACGATCTTGAGTATAAAATTTATGTAAAGCCCTTTGAATCATCAAGGTATGCATGTGTCTCTCCATTTTCCCGTATGTTTTCAACCTTGGTTAAAAGTCAAATAGTTCAGATTCACAGGCAGGTGGAAATCATTGATGATTGTCCTGTGAAGGGGAAATTATCACACTTGAATAGTGCGGGCAAGAGGGGAAGAGGTGGTGCTGATGATCATTTTGCCGATGCCGATTCGGTGCTTGAGGGTGAATATGTTATCAATGGCGATCAGGTTATGGTCACCCTTCTCCTTAAGAGTCTTGATGGGCATGTAATAAACAGTGCTCAGATTGATATTGCATCCTCTATCATCAAAATTCCGCTGGGTGATCCGGCCTCGGAAAAACTGGCGGATCTTGCCGATCGCAAAAGTGAAAGGCAGGAGAGAACGGTTAAACGGGTGAAACTCTCCACGGGTAAGGGTGGGGATTATCCTGTTTATTTTGAGGGTGAAAAAATTGTCTTCTATGGCCAGGTCAAGGAGCCACTCTTTCTCTATATATACGATATTACCAGCAGGGGTGATGTTGCCCTTCTCTATCCATATGGTTTCGGAATCGGGCAGAAAAAGGTGAATCCGGGTCGTTTAGTCTCCATCCCGGACGAGGAGGATGGGGTTGATCTCTATGTCGAGGCACCATTTGGCAAGGATGCTGTCAAGGTTTTCGCAAGTTCAATCGAACTGCCTCTGCCAACCCTCAGTGCTGCGGTGGAGTCGAAGAGTTATGCCCGGGGCGTACGGGCAATCGGTAAAAAGCGAAAAAGGGTTCAGGGAAGATTAGCGTCCAGGACAGAAATTAATCCCAGTGATCTGGTCGACTACTATCGGGGACTGGCCGAGCGGTTTGACATTAAAATTTATGAAGACAGCATTTTGCTGGAAACAAGATCAAGATAG
- a CDS encoding sigma-70 family RNA polymerase sigma factor: MEKKDQDMIVGVARKLYHNYVAGSASEVGISVEDLIQTGIIGYLEAKSRLDKEKGDGKAFIFMRMKGNQLSLIRRQALVRMPQKTYAKVKELLAVRKQLEASCVEATDQLLAERLGWTVKEIHQLLASVPRVFSSDDVTDNEESSDFYESHFLPGQNPQPLISEMEKKEIADLIQGCLARLENPRQRLILVAKYFEGINVKKLADRFGCSRYFVESEEQKGLGQMQTCLEKSGWQWDGAEID; this comes from the coding sequence ATGGAAAAGAAAGATCAGGACATGATAGTTGGTGTTGCCAGGAAGCTGTATCACAATTATGTGGCTGGTAGCGCGTCTGAGGTTGGGATCAGCGTGGAAGATTTGATTCAAACAGGCATAATCGGTTATCTGGAAGCTAAGAGTCGGCTTGATAAAGAAAAAGGTGATGGCAAGGCATTTATTTTTATGCGGATGAAGGGCAACCAGCTGTCGTTGATACGCAGGCAGGCACTTGTTCGCATGCCCCAGAAAACATACGCAAAGGTAAAAGAACTGCTGGCAGTAAGAAAGCAGCTTGAGGCAAGCTGTGTGGAGGCAACGGATCAGTTACTTGCCGAGAGACTTGGCTGGACAGTAAAGGAAATACATCAACTACTGGCCTCCGTACCTCGGGTCTTTTCCTCCGATGATGTCACCGACAATGAGGAGAGCAGTGATTTTTATGAGAGCCATTTTCTGCCGGGGCAAAACCCACAACCCCTCATTAGTGAAATGGAAAAAAAAGAAATTGCTGATCTCATCCAAGGCTGTTTAGCGCGACTGGAGAATCCGCGGCAACGCTTGATTTTAGTGGCGAAATATTTTGAAGGCATAAACGTTAAAAAACTTGCAGATCGATTTGGTTGCTCTAGGTACTTTGTTGAATCTGAGGAGCAAAAGGGTCTTGGCCAGATGCAGACCTGCCTTGAAAAAAGTGGCTGGCAATGGGACGGGGCAGAAATCGATTAG
- the msrB gene encoding peptide-methionine (R)-S-oxide reductase MsrB yields MSDPIFAKRLRACPLIGAGVICFFATIFCLAESNAAESIMKNREDLSITTLAGGCFWCLEADLEKLPGIVDVVSGYSGGDQKNPSYEEVSTGRTGHLEAVQIRFDPEVISYEEILQRFFRLHDPTDAGGSFVDRGRQYSSAIFYHDEVQKEIAERVRDELAPTFSRPIVTELISFRAFYPAEDYHQNYSLKSPQAYARYRSLSGRDSFIEAIWGSAGEMNYEKMSDDQLRKRLTALQYEVVREDGTEPPYDNAYWDNKRAGIYVDIVSGEPLFSSRDKYKSGTGWPSFIRPLVAENVVELKDNSFFLRRTELRSLHADSHLGHLFTDGPAPTGLRYCINSASLRFIPREVMQAEGYGEYLSSFLHN; encoded by the coding sequence ATGAGTGATCCCATCTTTGCCAAAAGACTCAGGGCCTGCCCCCTTATCGGGGCAGGTGTTATTTGTTTTTTTGCTACCATCTTTTGTCTGGCTGAGTCAAATGCTGCGGAGAGTATAATGAAAAACAGAGAAGATCTTTCTATTACCACCCTGGCAGGAGGATGTTTTTGGTGCCTTGAGGCCGATCTTGAAAAACTACCGGGGATTGTCGATGTTGTTTCGGGGTATAGCGGGGGTGATCAGAAAAACCCCAGCTATGAAGAGGTGAGCACGGGCAGGACGGGGCATTTGGAGGCGGTACAGATTCGCTTTGACCCCGAGGTGATCTCCTATGAAGAGATATTACAGAGGTTTTTTCGCCTGCATGATCCAACCGATGCCGGTGGTTCTTTCGTTGACCGGGGGCGCCAGTACAGTTCAGCCATTTTCTATCATGATGAGGTGCAAAAGGAGATTGCAGAGCGGGTCAGGGATGAGCTTGCCCCTACCTTTTCCCGGCCCATTGTCACTGAGCTAATTTCTTTTAGGGCGTTTTATCCAGCGGAGGATTATCACCAGAATTATTCGCTGAAAAGCCCACAGGCCTATGCGCGTTATCGTAGCCTCTCGGGGAGGGATAGTTTTATTGAGGCGATCTGGGGCAGTGCAGGGGAGATGAACTATGAAAAAATGTCAGATGATCAGCTACGTAAGCGATTGACAGCCCTGCAGTACGAGGTTGTGCGAGAGGATGGCACGGAACCACCCTATGATAATGCCTACTGGGATAATAAAAGGGCGGGGATTTACGTAGACATTGTTTCTGGCGAGCCTCTGTTTAGCTCTCGGGATAAGTATAAATCTGGTACGGGGTGGCCAAGTTTTATTCGGCCGCTTGTGGCAGAAAATGTAGTAGAACTTAAGGATAATAGCTTTTTTTTAAGACGTACCGAGCTACGCTCTCTGCATGCAGACTCCCATCTCGGCCATCTATTTACCGACGGCCCGGCCCCAACAGGCCTGCGTTATTGTATTAACTCTGCTTCCCTGCGCTTTATTCCAAGAGAGGTAATGCAGGCCGAGGGTTATGGTGAATATCTGAGCTCTTTTTTGCATAATTAG
- a CDS encoding HPP family protein, whose amino-acid sequence MKKKGIASHYFCKMKGVNKSPPMVSPFVTLWSCVGAFLGIAAVSYINYNILENTDFVMIIGSFGASAVLIYGAIKSPLAQPRNFIGGHVISAIIGVSCYKMFPSEMWLASSLAVSMAIGAMHISKTLHPPGGATALIAVIGSSKIHSLDYLYAIIPVGLGAIIMLLVALIVNNIPRNHRYPYFWF is encoded by the coding sequence ATGAAAAAAAAAGGCATCGCCTCTCACTATTTTTGCAAAATGAAGGGCGTGAACAAAAGCCCACCAATGGTAAGTCCCTTTGTCACTCTCTGGTCGTGCGTAGGGGCATTTCTCGGCATTGCTGCGGTTTCCTATATTAACTACAACATCCTTGAAAATACAGATTTCGTGATGATCATAGGATCTTTTGGAGCCTCTGCCGTTTTAATATATGGTGCTATCAAGAGTCCTTTGGCCCAGCCAAGAAACTTTATAGGTGGGCATGTAATTTCAGCAATCATAGGGGTAAGCTGCTATAAAATGTTCCCCTCGGAGATGTGGCTGGCATCCTCTCTCGCCGTTTCTATGGCCATAGGCGCCATGCACATCAGCAAAACCTTGCACCCTCCCGGGGGCGCAACCGCACTCATTGCAGTTATAGGTAGCAGCAAGATTCACAGCCTTGACTATTTATATGCAATTATACCCGTCGGTCTCGGAGCAATAATCATGTTGTTGGTCGCTCTCATAGTCAACAACATCCCGCGAAACCACAGATATCCATATTTTTGGTTCTAA
- the hcp gene encoding hydroxylamine reductase — translation MFCHQCQETAKGTGCTVQGVCGKREEVANLQDLFIWTLKGISVWGLKGKEFAIYDEKVAFFIVKGMFATITNANFNGADFIGFIKEAVVHRQHLQAQVLQAHLLAHGTAFVEDLPECATWSFGDETDILAKASRGTGGWLEIVDEDERSLKATVLYGLKGLCAYAEHAYQLGGHSREIFEFLMEALAALVDSTQTLEELLALVLKTGGMGVQTMALLDQVNNESYGATEISTVSLGVGDKPGILVSGHDLKDLEELLVQTEGKGVDIYTHSEMLPAHYYPKLKKYDHLVGNYGNSWWLQKREFDSFHGPVLFTSNCIVPPKPEHVDRIFTTGAVGVVGCAHIPDRSGGEAKDFSQIIDLALSSQPPEQIETGTIVGGFGHNQVLALKDKIIDAVKSGAIKRFVVMGGCDGRHKSRNYYTEVARLLPKDTIILTAGCAKYKYLKLDLGDIGGIPRVLDAGQCNDSYSLAVIALELQKAFALENINDLPISYDIAWYEQKAVLVLLALLSLGIKGIRLGPTLPGFFSENIASILTEHFEIKAIGTPEEDVAAMMAGH, via the coding sequence ATGTTTTGCCATCAGTGTCAGGAAACAGCTAAGGGAACGGGCTGCACCGTTCAAGGTGTTTGTGGTAAAAGAGAAGAGGTTGCTAATCTTCAAGATCTTTTTATTTGGACCCTTAAGGGTATTTCTGTCTGGGGTCTTAAGGGCAAGGAATTTGCTATTTACGATGAGAAGGTCGCCTTTTTTATCGTCAAGGGTATGTTCGCCACCATAACAAATGCAAATTTTAACGGTGCTGATTTCATCGGTTTTATCAAAGAGGCTGTGGTCCATCGTCAGCATCTGCAGGCGCAGGTGCTTCAGGCTCATCTCTTGGCCCATGGAACAGCCTTTGTTGAAGACCTGCCCGAATGTGCCACTTGGTCCTTTGGGGATGAAACTGATATTCTGGCCAAGGCTTCAAGAGGGACAGGAGGTTGGCTAGAAATAGTGGATGAGGATGAACGTTCTCTTAAGGCCACTGTTTTGTACGGTTTGAAGGGGCTCTGTGCCTATGCGGAACACGCCTATCAGTTGGGTGGTCATAGTCGGGAGATCTTTGAATTTCTGATGGAAGCTCTTGCGGCCCTGGTTGATTCTACCCAGACCCTTGAAGAACTCCTGGCTTTGGTTCTTAAAACAGGGGGGATGGGGGTACAGACCATGGCCCTGCTTGATCAGGTAAATAATGAGAGCTATGGCGCCACTGAAATAAGCACAGTTAGTCTGGGGGTTGGCGATAAGCCGGGTATTTTGGTCAGTGGCCATGACCTTAAGGATCTGGAAGAGCTGTTGGTCCAAACCGAGGGTAAGGGGGTTGATATCTATACCCACAGTGAAATGCTTCCGGCCCATTATTATCCCAAACTTAAAAAATATGATCATCTCGTTGGTAATTATGGTAACTCCTGGTGGCTACAGAAGAGGGAGTTTGACTCCTTTCACGGGCCGGTCCTCTTTACCTCAAACTGTATTGTTCCTCCTAAACCCGAACATGTTGATCGAATTTTTACCACCGGTGCCGTAGGGGTTGTCGGTTGTGCCCATATTCCCGATCGCAGTGGGGGCGAGGCTAAGGACTTTTCCCAGATTATCGATCTCGCCCTATCCTCTCAACCACCTGAGCAGATTGAAACTGGTACCATCGTTGGTGGCTTTGGTCATAACCAGGTGCTGGCCTTAAAAGACAAAATTATTGATGCGGTAAAATCGGGGGCCATCAAAAGATTCGTGGTCATGGGAGGATGTGACGGCCGTCATAAAAGCCGTAACTACTATACCGAGGTGGCCAGATTGCTACCTAAGGATACGATTATTCTTACTGCCGGCTGTGCTAAGTATAAGTATCTTAAGCTTGATCTTGGTGATATCGGTGGTATTCCTCGGGTGCTTGATGCCGGTCAGTGTAATGATTCCTACTCTCTGGCAGTGATCGCCCTTGAGTTACAAAAGGCCTTTGCCCTTGAAAATATTAACGATCTGCCCATCTCCTATGATATTGCCTGGTATGAGCAGAAGGCCGTTTTGGTTCTTCTTGCCCTGCTCTCTCTGGGGATAAAGGGTATCCGTCTTGGCCCAACCCTGCCGGGTTTTTTCTCAGAAAATATTGCCAGTATCTTGACGGAACATTTTGAGATTAAGGCCATTGGAACTCCGGAAGAGGATGTCGCGGCGATGATGGCGGGGCATTAA
- a CDS encoding caspase family protein, protein MDAPKATIIAYATGPGSVAADGAGRNGLFTKHLLSAFKAPGLDIQRIFNRAGMGVMEETAERQIPSTSNIPIPDYSLTAQSLPP, encoded by the coding sequence ATGGATGCACCCAAGGCTACCATTATTGCCTATGCAACGGGTCCCGGTTCAGTGGCAGCAGACGGGGCCGGCAGAAACGGTCTCTTTACCAAGCATCTGCTCTCCGCCTTTAAGGCTCCCGGTCTTGATATCCAAAGGATCTTTAACAGGGCGGGGATGGGGGTAATGGAGGAAACTGCCGAGAGACAGATTCCTTCGACCTCCAATATCCCGATTCCGGATTACTCCCTGACAGCTCAGTCCCTCCCCCCCTGA